The following coding sequences lie in one Paraburkholderia largidicola genomic window:
- a CDS encoding aminotransferase class V-fold PLP-dependent enzyme, whose amino-acid sequence MPGLLPNVDREGLLEYSVVYTDRSINHMSQLFQGVMRDISAALKKVYNAKAVVVVPGSGTFGMEAVARQFATNRKCLVIRNGWFSFRWSQIFDMGGIPSESTVLKARPVESGRQAAYAPAPIEEVVAAIKENKPDLVFAPHVETASGMMLPDDYMRAVSDAVHSVGGMFVLDCIASGTVWVDMQASGVDVLISAPQKGWSASPCCALVMLSALARERIDSTTSSSFSCDLRKWLQIMEAYENGGFAYHATMPTDGLAVLRDVMKETEAYGFDKVRVEQLELGKRIRSLLTGAGFKSVAAEGFQAPGVVVSYTDDDGIRSGKKFADAGLQIAPGVPLQCDEGDDFKTFRVGLFGLDKLHDIEGAVARFAKALDRVR is encoded by the coding sequence GTGCCAGGTTTACTTCCCAATGTCGACCGCGAGGGGCTCCTCGAATACTCGGTCGTGTACACCGACCGATCAATCAATCACATGTCGCAACTCTTTCAGGGCGTCATGCGCGATATTTCCGCCGCCCTGAAAAAAGTCTACAACGCGAAGGCGGTCGTTGTTGTCCCGGGCAGTGGCACGTTCGGCATGGAAGCCGTTGCCCGGCAGTTCGCGACGAACAGAAAGTGTCTGGTCATCCGCAATGGCTGGTTCAGTTTCCGCTGGTCTCAGATATTCGACATGGGCGGCATTCCGTCTGAATCGACGGTGTTGAAGGCGCGTCCCGTCGAATCAGGAAGGCAGGCCGCCTATGCGCCGGCTCCGATCGAAGAAGTGGTCGCGGCGATCAAGGAAAACAAGCCGGATCTGGTGTTTGCGCCGCATGTCGAAACTGCGTCCGGAATGATGCTGCCGGATGACTATATGCGCGCGGTGTCCGACGCCGTGCATTCAGTAGGCGGCATGTTCGTGCTGGATTGCATCGCCTCCGGTACGGTCTGGGTGGACATGCAGGCCAGTGGCGTCGATGTGCTGATCAGCGCGCCGCAAAAGGGATGGAGCGCGTCGCCATGTTGCGCACTGGTGATGCTCAGCGCGCTTGCCCGCGAAAGAATCGACTCGACGACCAGCAGCAGTTTCTCTTGCGATCTTCGCAAATGGCTGCAGATCATGGAGGCCTACGAGAACGGCGGGTTCGCGTATCACGCCACGATGCCCACTGACGGTCTCGCGGTACTGCGCGACGTCATGAAGGAGACCGAGGCATACGGCTTCGACAAGGTGAGAGTCGAGCAACTCGAACTCGGCAAGCGCATTCGCTCACTCCTGACGGGCGCGGGTTTCAAAAGCGTGGCGGCGGAAGGTTTCCAGGCTCCGGGCGTCGTGGTCAGCTACACGGACGACGACGGCATACGATCCGGGAAGAAATTCGCCGATGCGGGCCTGCAGATCGCGCCTGGCGTTCCCCTTCAATGCGACGAGGGTGATGATTTCAAGACCTTCCGCGTCGGATTGTTCGGGCTGGACAAACTGCATGACATCGAAGGCGCTGTCGCCAGGTTCGCCAAGGCGTTGGACAGGGTTCGTTAA
- a CDS encoding FAD-dependent oxidoreductase yields the protein MLTIDDIRAIPLFSTLSDTELEHLAHTSADLHLCAGEFAVHEGGERALYAVLTGKMEVIKTFDGIERTLGWRLPGTIFGEVPLALSSPFPGAYRAAEPSRVMRVDAQRYYTLAAAAPDIALKMGALARERIGGLQGLSAETPKPRVTLVGNRWDTACTELRHFLARNQISCDWMTPDAPELPARWPGTRPPEDDCPALRLVDGTVLCRPATRQLAGLLGLQTQPRLAAYDTLIIGGGPAGLAAAVYGASEGLRTMVVEREAPGGQAGTSSRIENYLGFPNGVSGDELASRALQQARRLGAEILVTRSVARIDVDGRNVHLDGGDVIHTRTIILATGVTWRRLAIDGFDRFIGKGIYYGASRSEANATHGLDVYLIGGGNSAGQAALYFANHARMVTLILRGDSLEKSMSRYLIEQLRSKSNVAVQLRSEVVGAHGDTHLTAIDIREGPGAEVSRRDCGGLFVFIGADAETGWLPTEIARDARGYVLTGDDVVKAGHWSCSRDPYLLESSVPGVFACGDVRLSPVKRVASAVGEGSMAIAFAHKYLQYDAC from the coding sequence ATGCTCACCATCGACGACATCCGGGCGATTCCCCTGTTCTCGACACTCTCCGACACCGAGCTGGAGCATCTCGCGCACACGTCGGCAGACCTGCATCTGTGCGCGGGTGAATTCGCGGTCCATGAAGGTGGCGAGCGGGCGCTGTACGCCGTTCTGACCGGCAAGATGGAAGTCATCAAGACGTTCGACGGCATCGAGCGCACCTTGGGCTGGCGTCTGCCCGGAACCATCTTTGGCGAAGTGCCGCTCGCGCTGAGTTCACCGTTTCCAGGCGCCTATCGGGCTGCGGAGCCGTCGCGTGTCATGCGCGTGGACGCGCAGCGCTACTACACACTCGCTGCCGCTGCGCCGGACATTGCGTTGAAGATGGGCGCCCTCGCCCGCGAGCGCATCGGCGGACTGCAGGGCCTCTCCGCCGAGACGCCCAAGCCTCGCGTGACCCTTGTCGGCAATCGCTGGGACACAGCTTGTACCGAGCTGCGCCACTTTCTGGCCCGCAACCAGATCAGCTGCGACTGGATGACGCCCGATGCGCCCGAACTGCCCGCGCGCTGGCCGGGTACTCGCCCGCCAGAGGACGATTGCCCGGCGTTGCGGCTGGTCGACGGGACGGTGCTTTGCCGCCCGGCGACACGTCAGCTCGCCGGGCTACTGGGTCTGCAGACGCAGCCCCGCCTTGCTGCATACGACACGTTGATCATCGGTGGAGGCCCCGCAGGTCTGGCTGCGGCAGTGTATGGCGCGTCGGAAGGCTTACGCACGATGGTGGTGGAGCGCGAAGCGCCAGGCGGGCAAGCCGGAACGTCCTCGCGCATCGAGAATTACCTCGGCTTTCCCAACGGCGTGTCGGGCGACGAACTCGCAAGCCGCGCGTTGCAGCAGGCAAGGCGGCTCGGTGCCGAGATTCTGGTGACGCGGTCAGTCGCTCGCATCGATGTCGACGGGCGTAACGTTCACCTCGATGGCGGCGACGTCATCCATACGCGAACGATCATTCTCGCGACGGGCGTCACGTGGCGCCGCCTCGCGATCGATGGCTTCGACCGGTTCATCGGTAAAGGAATTTACTACGGCGCGTCACGCAGCGAAGCGAACGCGACGCACGGACTCGACGTCTATCTGATCGGCGGTGGAAACTCGGCCGGCCAGGCCGCTTTGTACTTTGCCAATCATGCACGCATGGTCACGCTCATCTTGCGAGGCGATTCACTAGAGAAGAGCATGTCGCGCTATCTGATCGAGCAGCTTCGCAGCAAGTCAAACGTGGCGGTGCAATTGCGTTCGGAAGTGGTCGGCGCACACGGCGACACCCATCTCACCGCGATCGACATACGCGAAGGACCGGGCGCGGAGGTGAGCCGGCGCGACTGTGGTGGATTGTTCGTGTTCATTGGCGCCGACGCAGAAACCGGATGGCTGCCGACGGAAATCGCTCGCGACGCGCGCGGATATGTTCTCACCGGCGACGATGTCGTCAAGGCGGGACACTGGTCCTGTAGTCGCGATCCTTACCTGCTCGAATCGAGTGTGCCTGGCGTGTTTGCTTGTGGGGATGTGAGGTTGAGCCCTGTCAAACGCGTCGCTTCCGCGGTCGGCGAGGGCAGCATGGCCATCGCGTTCGCTCACAAGTATCTGCAGTACGACGCCTGCTAG
- a CDS encoding YciI family protein, whose amino-acid sequence MQYLLLIYSEEGRWNQMTDSERQQGVAAYQAYTESLKKAEVLAGANRLQHTNTATTVRLVDGKPQVLDGPFSDSKEQLAGYYLIDVPNLDAAIAWASRCPGAAHGLMEVRPVWTAPYDAPSAA is encoded by the coding sequence ATGCAATACCTGTTGCTGATCTATTCGGAAGAAGGCCGCTGGAACCAGATGACGGACAGCGAGCGGCAGCAAGGCGTCGCCGCGTATCAGGCGTACACCGAATCGTTGAAAAAAGCGGAAGTGCTGGCGGGCGCAAACCGGCTGCAGCACACGAACACGGCCACCACGGTGCGGCTCGTCGACGGCAAGCCGCAGGTTCTTGACGGCCCCTTCTCCGATTCGAAGGAGCAGCTCGCCGGCTACTACCTGATCGACGTGCCCAACCTGGATGCGGCGATCGCGTGGGCGTCACGTTGTCCCGGCGCGGCGCATGGCCTCATGGAAGTGCGCCCGGTCTGGACGGCGCCCTACGATGCGCCATCCGCTGCATGA
- a CDS encoding RNA polymerase sigma factor produces MSPSGGDRDADGAARSIAEAVARRSYGKLVALLAMRTRDVAAAEDALADAFAAALADWPERGCPANPEAWLMTVARRRAIDGARHRRVGDEVVNQLAILADEIDEREAGALPDRRLALLFACTHPALEAAIRTPLMLQVVLGLEAKTIASAFLMSPAAMSKRLVRAKNKIREAGIPFSVPEREELPGRLDAVLEAVYAAYAEGWTDPVGGDTERRDLTGEALFLAHLLVELLPEEPETLGLLALMLYAQARCDARRDAVGDYVPLSAQDPATWNAPMIDAADAMLHRANALNAIGRFQLEAALQSAHVYRCRTRRPNWDEIVQLYDALLTIAASPVVAVNRALALAERDGPQAALDALAPYADDPRLADYQPYWAARADLLARSGARAEALHAYDLAIGLARDPAVRRFLQRKRFGLSSASG; encoded by the coding sequence ATGAGTCCGTCCGGCGGCGACCGTGACGCTGACGGCGCCGCGCGTTCGATTGCCGAGGCGGTCGCCCGTCGCAGTTACGGCAAACTCGTCGCGCTGCTGGCGATGCGCACGCGCGACGTCGCCGCGGCCGAGGACGCGCTGGCCGACGCGTTCGCGGCCGCGCTCGCCGACTGGCCGGAGCGCGGCTGCCCGGCGAATCCCGAAGCGTGGCTGATGACGGTCGCGCGCCGCCGGGCGATCGACGGCGCGCGCCATCGCCGCGTCGGCGACGAAGTGGTGAACCAGCTCGCGATCCTCGCCGACGAAATCGACGAGCGTGAAGCAGGCGCATTGCCCGACCGGCGGCTTGCGCTGCTGTTCGCGTGCACGCACCCTGCGCTCGAGGCCGCGATTCGCACGCCGCTGATGCTGCAGGTGGTGCTCGGGCTCGAAGCAAAGACGATTGCGTCAGCGTTCCTGATGTCACCCGCGGCGATGAGCAAGCGCCTCGTGCGGGCGAAGAACAAGATCCGTGAAGCGGGCATTCCGTTCAGCGTGCCCGAACGCGAAGAGTTGCCCGGCCGGCTCGATGCCGTGCTGGAAGCGGTCTATGCGGCGTATGCGGAAGGATGGACCGACCCGGTTGGCGGCGATACCGAAAGGCGCGATCTCACCGGCGAGGCGCTGTTTCTTGCACATCTGCTCGTCGAACTGCTGCCCGAGGAGCCAGAGACATTGGGGCTGCTCGCACTGATGCTGTATGCGCAGGCCCGTTGCGACGCGCGACGCGATGCAGTGGGCGACTACGTCCCGCTGTCGGCTCAAGACCCGGCGACATGGAACGCACCGATGATCGACGCAGCCGACGCTATGCTGCATCGCGCGAACGCGCTCAACGCAATCGGACGTTTTCAGCTCGAGGCCGCGCTCCAGTCGGCGCACGTGTACCGCTGCCGCACGCGCCGCCCGAACTGGGACGAGATCGTCCAACTCTATGATGCGCTGCTCACGATTGCAGCGTCGCCGGTGGTCGCCGTGAACCGCGCGCTCGCGCTGGCGGAGCGGGACGGCCCGCAGGCGGCGCTCGACGCGCTCGCGCCCTATGCAGACGACCCGCGGTTGGCCGACTACCAGCCGTACTGGGCCGCGCGCGCCGATCTGCTCGCGCGTAGCGGCGCCAGGGCCGAAGCGCTCCATGCTTACGATCTCGCGATCGGCCTCGCGCGCGATCCGGCCGTGCGCCGGTTCCTGCAGCGCAAGCGTTTCGGGTTGTCATCGGCGAGCGGTTAA